From Echeneis naucrates chromosome 7, fEcheNa1.1, whole genome shotgun sequence, one genomic window encodes:
- the LOC115046258 gene encoding synaptophysin-like, with translation MDVVNQLVAQGQFRVLKVPLGFIKVLQWFFSILAFSTCGSYSGMFRMSVECKNQTDSDLSISVEFEYPFRLHQVYFDAPTCKGRNTERVFLIGDYSSSAEFFVTIGVFAFLYSTAALSIYIFFFNKYKENNKGPLVDLGVTGVFAFMWLVSSAAWAKGLSDVKSATDPDQVITLINACEAEENHCREVHDPVMSGLNTSVAFGFINLVLWTGNLWFVFKETGIIAPFMQAPPPEGKPAGLDAYGQQGSYEQDPYASNQGGYQPDYSQQGYNQDAEYGQGYSHQGAPTSFTNQM, from the exons ATGGACGTCGTTAATCAG ctggtGGCTCAGGGTCAGTTCAGGGTCCTGAAGGTTCCTCTGGGCTTCATCAAGGTCCTTCAATGG tttttctccatcttgGCATTCTCCACCTGCGGAAGTTACTCTGGAATGTTCCGGATGTCAGTGGAGTGTAAGAACCAGACGGACAGTGACCTGAGCATCAGTGTGGAGTTTGAATATCCATTCAG gcTCCACCAGGTGTATTTCGACGCCCCTACATGTAAGGGCAGGAATACTGAGCGTGTCTTCCTGATTGGGGACTACTCGTCCTCTGCCGAGTTCTTCGTCACCATCGGTGTCTTCGCCTTCCTCTATTCCACCGCTGCCCTCAGCATCTACATCTTCTTCTTCAACAAGTACAAGGAGAACAACAAGGGCCCGCTGGTC GACTTGGGGGTCACTGGTGTGTTCGCTTTCATGTGGCTGGTGAGCTCAGCGGCGTGGGCCAAAGGTCTGTCAGATGTGAAAAGTGCGACGGACCCGGACCAGGTGATCACTCTGATTAATGCCTGTGAGGCTGAAGAGAATCACTGCCGCGAAGTCCACGACCCAGTCATGTCTGGACTCAACACCTCTGTG GCGTTTGGTTTCATTAACCTGGTCCTGTGGACGGGAAATCTGTGGTTCGTCTTCAAGGAGACGGGCATCATCGCTCCCTTCATGCAGGCTCCACCTCCAGAGGGCAAACCTGCTGGCCTGGACGCCTACGGCCAGCAGGGCTCATACGAACAAGACCCATATGCCAGCAACCAGGGGGGGTACCAGCCCGATTACAGTCAGCAAGGATACAACCAG GATGCAGAGTATGGACAGGGATACAGCCACCAGGGGGCGCCCACCTCCTTCACCAATCAGATGTGA
- the pcsk1nl gene encoding proprotein convertase subtilisin/kexin type 1 inhibitor, like — translation MASLGLLLLSTALIHTAQSLPAARGGGRGLDASLVRRQRRDLRRNLLPYEDQMLSYPALHDEGVANDLYYQSDDWRGKGLDQALQRLVERDQRREQEEEQRAVFLAALFRLLSEAERAGLVGPEDVEVVEEEDNEEDDRGTPGDFQGPAPPDYDETGRGMSMGRHPAAWLGLLEPQLAQAVLDRMDPQLVQSLLEAARQERVQQTGRFPSGLNQDQDSLRHLVARILSSIGPNNGLVSSPGRQVRRDLSGTAAEPFSSAHRRTRRSLDDVAPPLPSNEPPLLRVKRLEEEKEQELGLPAAGLQRMKRINTMATAPVEELNHESRRRRRREALNYDPQVLIDQILDYMRE, via the exons ATGGCGTCCCTTGGCCTCCTGCTGCTCAGCACTGCTCTGATCCACACCGCCCAG TCTCTGCCTGCAGCCCGCGGCGGGGGGCGTGGCCTCGATGCGTCATTGGTCAGACGTCAGCGCAGAGACCTTCGTCGTAACCTGCTGCCTTATGAGGACCAGATGTTGTCATATCCTGCTCTGCATGACGAGGGTGTGGCCAATGACCTGTACTACCAATCAGATGACTGGAGGGGGAAGGGCTTGGACCAGGCCTTGCAGCGATTGGTTGAGAGGGACCAGAGAcgagaacaggaggaggagcagcgaGCAG TCTTCCTTGCTGCTCTGTTCCGCCTACTCAGTGAGGCAGAGAGGGCGGGGTTAGTCGGCCCGGAAGACGTGGAGGTGGTTGAGGAAGAGGACAACGAGGAGGATGATCGGGGAACCCCAGGGGACTTCCAGGGACCAGCCCCCCCAGACTATGATGAGACAGGGCGTGGAATGAGCATGGGAAGGCACCCGGCTGCCTGGTTGGGCCTCCTGGAGCCCCAGCTGGCTCAGGCTGTGTTGGACAG GATGGACCCTCAGTTGgttcagtctctgctggagGCAGCGAGACAGGAGAGAGTACAGCAGACAGGACGATTCCCATCAGGACTGAACCAAGACCAGGACTCTCTGag GCACCTGGTTGCTAGGATACTGTCCAGCATTGGCCCTAACAACGGCCTGGTGTCCTCCCCAGGCCGCCAAGTGAGGAGGGACCTCTCCGGCACTGCAGCTGAACCCTTTAGCTCCGCCCACAGGAGAACCCGCCGTTCCCTTGACGACGTGGCTCCTCCATTGCCTAGCAACGAGCCTCCCCTCCTCAGGGTgaagaggctggaggaggagaaggaacaGGAGCTGGGTCTACCTGCTGCCGGGCTGCAGAGGATGAAACGCATCAATACCATGGCAACCGCCCCTGTGGAAGAACTGAATCATGAGAGTCGTAGGCGCCGAAGGAGAGAAGCCCTGAACTACGACCCCCAAGTCCTGATCGACCAGATCTTAGACTACATGAGGGAGTAA
- the cacna1fb gene encoding calcium channel, voltage-dependent, L type, alpha 1F subunit produces the protein MVGRCPLTWAGGGGEGDEGGGGDEEWDEELDGENEGGVRMTRTDTLHSTTSSTGTQRRRGQHAKKQVQGSNQVQRAPRALFCLKLNNPIRRAALSIVEWKPFDIFILLAIFANCVALGVSKPFPEDDSNSTNHDLEQVEYVFLIIFTVETFLKILAYGLVMHPSSYIRNGWNLLDFVIVIVGLFSVVLETMTHKSGELATTHHVPGKPGGLDVKALRAFRVLRPLRLVSGVPSLQIVLNSIMKAMVPLLHIALLVLFVIIIYAIIGLELFIGRMHKTCYYTGTDNYVEDDPVPCAFAGHGRQCIVNNSECRGRWDGPNGGITNFDNFFFAMLTVFQCITMEGWTDVLYWMNDAIGFELPWVYFVSLVIFGSFFVLNLVLGVLSGEFSKEREKAKARGDFQKLREKQQMEEDLCGYMDWITQAEDMDELDEDGNPRPSLGDLSDKKRGKFGWFSHSNETHASLPASETASENTENIDEEHTNCCQACCSRMMKISCCRTLRRWNRICRRNCRTAVKSVTFYWLVLLLVFLNTSLSASEHYNQPEWLTQVQDIANKVLLSLFTVEMLLKMYSLGLAHYFVAFFNRFDCFVVCGGIMETILVEMDIMPPLGISVLRCVRLLRIFKVTRHWTALSNLVASLLNSMKSIASLLLLLFLFLIIFALLGMQLFGGKFNFDETQTKRSTFDAFPQALLTCFQILTGEDWNVVMYDGIMAYGGPVFPGMIVCVYFVILFICGNYILLNVFLAIAVDNLAGGDGDDKKDEKKKEGGEEEEAEDGEVDIDADTEYEEEEEEELREGDDDVGVQLKMADLAPPKEKILPIPEGSAFFCLSKTNPIRVGCHTLIHHHIFTNLILVFIILSSCSLAAEDPIRAHSFRNNILGYADYAFTSIFTVEILLKMTVHGAFLHQGSFCRNWFNLLDLLVVSVSLVSFFLHSSAISVVKILRVLRVLRPLRAINRAKGLKHVVQCVFVAIRTIGNIMIVTTLLQFMFACIGVQLFKGKFYRCTDEAKHTPEQCKGTFVVYKDGDVSHPMVRERLWQNSDFNFDNVLMGMMALFTVSTFEGWPALLYKAIDANRENSGPIYNYRVEISIFFIVYIIIIAFFMMNIFVGFVIITFREQGEQEYKNCELDKNQRQCVEYALKAQPLKLYIPKNPVQYKFWSIINSTGFEYVMFVLILLNTVTLAVQHYEQSKTFSYIMDILNMVFTGLFTVEMLLKLLALRLRHYFMDAWNSFDALIVVGSVVDIVVTEFSSGEDSSRVSITFFRLFRVMRLVKLLSKGEGIRTLLWTFIKSLQALPYVALLIAMIFFIYAVIGMQTFGKVAMQDHTQINRNNNFQTFPQAVLLLFRCATGEAWQEIMLASLPGKRCDPESDYEPGEEFSCGSNFAIVYFISFFMLCAFLIINLFVAVIMDNFDYLTRDWSILGPHHLDEFKRIWSEYDPEAKGRIKHLDVVALLRRIQPPLGFGKLCPHRVACKRLVAMNMPLNADGMVTFNATLFALVRTALKIKTEGNPEQENEELRVIIKKIWKRMKPALLDEVIPPHEEEEVTVGKFYATFLIQDYFRKFRKRKEKGTLPGESDTTNPSAVQLCKAGLKTLQDLGPEMRLALTEDLEEEEEAMMEDAELGEKAENGFGPEMDGQPSILTTPIGPAGEGGVSNGGPIHRVCSLSKMANGSENDDHLYCGDNMRLSVNHHHHRPSVKNGLLDHPHKRPSHYKQGRRDSGDRYWRNGDMEMYGESGYYDDESITSRDRSYPDEPPLYRDHYYDGSAPYTNSSYGNGYTDSRRTTRRRLLPATPTGRKPSFNIQCLRRQGSSDDLPIPGTYHPTSPPRHARTQTFSSYESRLSGQSSAASSASWANPCPRRGRLLYAPLILVEEEGSPSWGVGGTGAEVKKGGAGKGVSVTGAVPRPAWYGGPAETSAPPPYRAYTTLRVPPQLGAQFTEKRGSADSLVEAVLISEGLGLYARDPKFVAFAKREIADACHMTVDEMESAASDLLGSGNHGFLGNAATDSTALYSDEEPIRTGCDEDELADEMTCVTSF, from the exons ATGGTTGGTCGGTGCCCTCTGACCTGGGCTGGG ggggggggggagggggatgaaggaggaggaggagacgaaGAGTGGGACGAAGAACTGGATGGAGAGAATGAGGGAGGAGTGAGGATGACGAGAACTGACACACTCCATTCAACTACAAGTTCGACTGGGACACAGAGACGGAGAGGACAACATGCTAAGAAACAG GTTCAGGGCAGTAATCAGGTCCAACGAGCTCCTCGcgctttgttttgtctgaaactcAACAATCCAATTAGACGAGCTGCACTGTCCATCGTGGAGTGGAA ACCCTTCGACATCTTCATCCTGTTAGCCATCTTCGCTAACTGTGTCGCTCTGGGCGTGTCCAAACCGTTTCCTGAGGATGACTCCAACTCCACAAATCACGACCTG GAACAAGTGGAGTACGTGttcctcatcatcttcaccgTGGAAACCTTCCTGAAGATCTTGGCCTACGGTCTGGTGATGCACCCCAGCTCCTACATCCGCAACGGCTGGAACCTCCTGGACTTTGTCATCGTCATTGTTGG gttGTTCAGCGTCGTCCTGGAAACGATGACTCATAAATCTGGAGAGCTGGCGACGACGCACCATGTACCAGGGAAACCTGGAGGTCTGGATGTCAAAGCGCTGAGAGCCTTCAGAGTCCTGAGGCCCCTCAGGCTGGTCTCTGGAGTTCCCA gtcTGCAGATTGTGTTGAACTCCATCATGAAGGCGATGGTTCCTCTGCTGCACATCGCTCTGCTGGTTCtgtttgtcatcatcatctatGCCATTATTGGTCTGGAGCTCTTCATCGGACGCATGCACAAGACCTGCTACTACACAGGAAcag ACAACTATGTGGAGGACGACCCAGTGCCATGTGCGTTCGCTGGTCACGGCCGTCAGTGCATTGTGAATAACTCAGAGTGTCGGGGGAGGTGGGACGGTCCCAACGGAGGAATCACCAACTTCGACAACTTCTTCTTCGCCATGCTTACCGTCTTCCAGTGCATCACCATGGAAGGCTGGACCGACGTCCTGTACTGG ATGAACGACGCCATCGGCTTTGAGCTGCCCTGGGTCTACTTTGTCAGTCTGGTCATTTTTGGCTCCTTCTTTGTTCTGAACCTGGTGCTGGGAGTCCTGAGCGG AGAGTTCAgtaaggagagggagaaagcgAAGGCTCGGGGAGACTTTCAGAAGCTGAGGGAGaagcagcagatggaggaggatcTTTGTGGATACATGGACTGGATCACTCAGGCCGAGGACATGGATGAGCTGGATGAAGATGGAAATCCAC GACCATCCTTGGGAGACCTGTCAGATAAGAAGAGGGGGAAGTTTGGATGGTTCAGTCACTCCAATGAGACACatg cgaGTCTTCCTGCCAGTGAAACAGcatctgaaaacactgaaaacatcgATGAGGAACACACCAACTGCTGCCAGGCCTGCtg CTCTCGCATGATGAAGATCAGCTGCTG tCGGACGCTGCGACGCTGGAATCGCATCTGTCGCAGAAACTGTCGAACCGCCGTGAAGTCAGTGACGTTTTACTGGCTGGTTCTGCTGCTTGTATTCCTCAACACGTCCCTCAGTGCCTCGGAACACTATAACCAACCAGAGTGGCTGACACAAGTCCAGG acataGCCAACAAGGTGCTGCTGTCCCTGTTCACGGTGGAAATGCTGCTGAAGATGTACAGTTTGGGTCTGGCTCATTACTTCGTGGCGTTCTTCAACCGCTTCGACTGCTTCGTGGTCTGCGGCGGCATTATGGAGACCATCCTGGTGGAGATGGACATCATGCCACCGCTGGGCATCTCCGTGCTGCGTTGCGTCCGCCTGCTACGCATTTTCAAGGTCACACG CCATTGGACGGCTCTGTCTAACCTGGTTGCGTCCCTGCTGAACTCCATGAAGTCCATCGcttccctgctgctgctcctcttcctcttcctcatcatctttGCTCTGCTCGGCATGCAGCTGTTTGGAGGAAAGTTCAACTTTGACGAGACACAGACCAAACGCAGCACCTTTGACGCCTTCCCCCAGGCGCTGCTCACCTGTTTCCAG ATCCTGACAGGTGAGGACTGGAATGTGGTCATGTATGACGGCATCATGGCGTACGGAGGCCCTGTATTTCCCGGGATGATCGTTTGCGTTTACTTCGTCATCCTCTTCATCTGCGGTAACT ACATCCTCCTGAACGTCTTCTTGGCCATTGCCGTGGACAACCTGGCTGGAGGGGACGGAGATGACAAgaaagatga gaagaagaaggagggaggtgaggaagaggaggctgaagACGGAGAA GTGGACATTGATGCAGACACAGAGtacgaagaggaggaggaggaggagcttcgTGAAGGAGATGATG ACGTGGGCGTTCAGTTAAAGATGGCTGACCTCGCTCCACCTAAGGAGAAGATTCTACCAATTCCAGAAGGCAGTGCGTTCTTCTGCCTCAGCAAAACAAATCC GATCCGTGTTGGCTGCCACACTCTGATCCACCACCACATCTTCACCAACCTCATCCTGgtcttcatcatcctcagcagCTGCTCATTGGCTGCAGAGGATCCAATCAGAGCCCACTCCTTCAGGAACAAT ATTCTGGGTTACGCAGACTACGCCTTCACGTCCATCTTCACTGTGGAGATCCTGTTGAAG ATGACGGTCCACGGGGCCTTTCTCCACCAGGGCTCCTTCTGCAGGAACTGGTTCAACCTGTTGGACCTTCTGGTGGTCAGCGTCTCACTGGTCTCCTTCTTCCTGCA CTCCAGCGCCATCTCAGTGGTGAAGATCCTCCGAGTCCTACGAGTGCTCAGACCTCTGAGAGCCATCAACAGAGCCAAAGGACTCAAG catgtggtccagtgtgtgtttgttgccaTCAGGACGATCGGGAACATCATGATCGTCACAACTCTGCTGCAGTTCATGTTCGCCTGCATCGGAGTCCAGCTGTTTAAG ggtaAATTCTATCGCTGCACAGATGAAGCCAAACACACTCCTGAACAGTGCAA aggGACCTTCGTGGTTTACAAAGATGGCGATGTGAGTCACCCGATGGTCAGAGAGCGTCTGTGGCAGAACAGTGACTTTAACTTTGATAATGTGTTGATGGGGATGATGGCGCTCTTCACCGTGTCCACATTCGAGGGCTGGCCAGC GCTGCTCTACAAAGCCATTGACGCCAACAGGGAGAACTCTGGTCCGATCTACAATTACAGAGTGGAGATCTCCATCTTCTTCATCGTCTACATCATCATTATTGCCTTCTTCATGATGAACATCTTCGTCGGCTTCGTCATCATTACCttcagagagcagggagagcaGGAGTACAAGAACTGTGAGCTGGACAAAAACCAG cgTCAGTGTGTGGAGTACGCTCTGAAGGCTCAGCCTCTGAAACTCTACATCCCAAAGAATCCAGTCCAGTACAAGTTCTGGTCCATCATCAACTCCACGGGGTTTGAATATGTGATGTTTGTCCTGATCCTGCTCAACACTGTCACTCTGGCTGTTCAG cactATGAACAGTCTAAGACCTTCAGCTATATCATGGACATCCTGAACATGGTCTTCACTGGACTCTTCACAGTGGagatgctgctgaagctgcttgCTCTCAGACTCAGG CATTACTTCATGGATGCCTGGAACTCATTCGACGCTCTGATCGTGGTCGGCAGCGTGGTCGACATCGTGGTCACCGAGTTCAGC AGTGGAGAAGACAGTTCTCGGGTGTCCATCACTTTCTTCCGTCTGTTTCGAGTCATGCGATTGGTCAAGCTGCTGAGCAAAGGGGAGGGGATTCGTACACTGTTGTGGACCTTCATTAAATCTCTGCAG GCTCTCCCATATGTCGCTTTGCTCATCGCAATGATCTTCTTCATCTACGCCGTCATCGGCATGCAG acGTTCGGTAAGGTCGCAATGCAGGATCACACTCAGATCAACAGGAACAACAACTTCCAGACGTTTCCTCAGGCGgtgctcctcctcttcag gtGTGCCACAGGTGAGGCATGGCAGGAAATCATGTTAGCCAGCCTGCCTGGGAAACGCTGCGACCCAGAGTCCGACTACGAGCCAGGGGAGGAGTTCAGCTGCGGCAGCAACTTCGCCATTGTTTATTTCATCAGCTTCTTCATGCTGTGTGCTTTCCTG atcatcaacctgtttGTTGCCGTCATCATGGACAATTTTGACTATCTCACACGTGATTGGTCGATTCTTGGGCCGCATCATCTGGATGAGTTTAAGAGGATCTGGTCTGAGTATGACCCAGAGGCCAA GGGTCGGATCAAACACCTGGACGTGGTCGCTCTGCTCCGGAGGATCCAACCTCCTTTGGGCTTTGGGAAACTCTGTCCTCACAGAGTAGCCTGTAAG cgCCTTGTGGCCATGAACATGCCTCTGAATGCTGATGGGATGGTGACATTCAACGCCACACTTTTTGCTCTGGTTCGCACCGCCCTGAAGATCAAGACTGAAG GTAACCCTGAGCAGGAGAACGAGGAGCTGAGGGTGATCATCAAGAAGATCTGGAAGAGGATGAAACCAGCACTACTGGATGAAGTGATACCACCACATGAAG aggaggaagtgacAGTTGGGAAGTTTTATGCAACGTTCCTGATCCAGGATTATTTCAGGAAgttcaggaagaggaaggagaagggaaCGCTGCCTGGAGAGTCCGACACCACCAACCCGTCTGCTGTCcag ttgTGTAAAGCTGGTCTGAAGACTCTGCAGGATCTGGGTCCAGAGATGCGTCTGGCTCTGACCGAAGacctggaggaagaggaggaggccatGATGGAGGACGCAGAGCTGGGGGAGAAG GCGGAAAATGGTTTTGGACCAGAGATGGACGGACAACCTTCCATCCTAACCACACCCATtg GTCCTGCTGGCGAGGGGGGCGTGTCTAACGGGGGGCCGATTCACCGAGTCTGTTCTCTCTCTAAGATGGCAAATGGCAGCGAAAATGACGACCATCTTTACTGTGGAGACAATATGAGGTTATCTGtcaatcatcatcaccaccgcCCATCAGTGAAGAATGGGCTTCTAGACCACCCCCACAAGAGACCGTCGCATTACAAACAAGGAAG GAGAGACTCCGGGGACAGATATTGGAGAAATGGGGACATGGAGATGTACGGAGAATCAGGTTACTATGACGACGAAAGCATCACATCCAGAGACAG ATCTTACCCCGATGAGCCTCCTCTGTACAGAGACCACTACTACGATGGCTCCGCCCCCTACACCAACAGTAGCTATGGTAATGGCTACACCGACAGCAGGAGGACAACTCGGAGACGCCTACTTCCTGCCACGCCCACGG GACGGAAACCATCATTTAACATCCAGTGTCTGAGGAGACAAGGGAGCAGCGATGACCTGCCAATCCCCGGAACGTACCATCCCACGTCTCCCCCACGGCATGCCcgcacacag ACCTTCAGCAGTTATGAGTCCCGCCTCTCTGGTCAGTCCTCGGCAGCATCCTCTGCGTCCTGGGCAAATCCATGTCCTCGCCGTGGACGCCTCCTCTATGCTCCTCTCATCCTGGTGGAAGAGGAAGGCAGCCCCTCCTGGGGGGTAGGAGGAACTGGGGCAGAGGTGAAGAAGGGAGGAGCAGGAAAAG GTGTCAGTGTGACAGGGGCGGTGCCCAGACCAGCCTGGTATGGTGGCCCTGCGGAGACCTCAG CTCCGCCCCCCTACAGAGCGTACACCACCCTCAGAGTCCCCCCCCAGCTTGGCGCTCAGTTCACGGAGAAACGAGGGTCGGCCGACAGTCTGGTAGAGGCG GTCCTGATCTCAGAAGGTCTCGGTCTTTATGCACGAGATCCGAAGTTTGTAGCATTTGCGAAGCGAGAGATTGCAGATGCCTGCCACATGACAGTGGACGAGATGGAATCCGCCGCCAGTGACCTGCTGGGCTCAGGGAACCATGGTTTCCTCGGCAACGCTGCCACTGACTCCACTGCACTCTACAGTGATGAGGAGCCAATCAGGACAGGCTGTGATGAAGACGAGCTGGCCGACGAGATGACCTGTGTGACATCATTTTGA